A region of Oncorhynchus masou masou isolate Uvic2021 chromosome 29, UVic_Omas_1.1, whole genome shotgun sequence DNA encodes the following proteins:
- the LOC135519359 gene encoding cyclin-Y-like protein 1 isoform X2: MGNTIACCVSPERSPKLPRQLADRQEDYQISTNVRDYTGPYLQHISDREEPNELAQESHPSNHARLSTIFLSKSRTDCELQDKSKSNHINHVSHTSPLSKKYSSCSTIFIDDSTVSQPNLKSTIKRVTLAIYYHIKNRDSDRSLDIFDEKMHPLSVYLERLLTYAEMDICPCNWKRIVLGAILLASKVWDDQAVWNIDYCQILKDITVEDMNEMERQFLELLQFHISVPASVYAKYYFDLRSLADDNSPRFPLETLGNERAQKLEAISRLCEDKYKDWSRAAVKRSFSADNLVGIRCANAVLS; encoded by the exons ATGGGGAATACGATAGCATGCTGCGTGTCCCCGGAGAGAAGCCCAAAGTTACCAAGGCAACTGGCGGACCGCCAGGAAGACTACCAAATAAGCACGAACGTGAGGGACTACACCGGCCCGTACCTGCAGCACATTAGCGACAGAGAGGAACCTAACG AACTGGCCCAGGAGTCCCACCCATCAAACCATGCCCGACTCAGCACCATCTTCCTCAGCAAGTCCAGGACAGACTGTGAGT TGCAAGACAAGAGTAAAAGCAATCACATAAACCATGTTAGTCAT acctctcctctctctaagaAGTACAGTTCCTGTTCCACCATCTTTATCGATGACAGCACGGTCAGCCAGCCCAACCTGAAAAGCACAATAAAACG TGTTACACTAGCGATATACTACCACATTAAAAACAG ggACTCTGACAGGTCACTGGACATTTTCGATGAGAAGATGCACCCCTTATCG GTGTACCTGGAGCGTCTGCTGACCTACGCTGAGATGGACATCTGCCCATGTAACTGGAAGCGCATTGTACTGGGAGCCATCCTGCTGGCCTCCAAGGTGTGGGATGACCAGGCTGTCTGGAACATAGATTACTGCCAGATCCTCAAAGACATCACCGTGGAGGATAT GAACGAGATGGAACGCCAATTCCTGGAGCTGCTGCAGTTCCACATCAGTGTCCCGGCTTCTGTTTATGCCAAGTACTACTTCGACCTGCGCTCTCTGGCTGACGACAACAGCCCCCGCTTCCCCCTGGAGACACTCGGCAACGAGAGGGCACAAAAACTGGAG gccatcTCCAGACTGTGTGAGGACAAGTATAAGGATTGGAGCAGAGCAGCCGTGAAGAGGTCCTTTAGTGCTGACAACCTGGTGGGCATCCGCTGCGCCAATGCTGTACTCTCATAG
- the LOC135519359 gene encoding cyclin-Y-like protein 1 isoform X1: MGNTIACCVSPERSPKLPRQLADRQEDYQISTNVRDYTGPYLQHISDREEPNELAQESHPSNHARLSTIFLSKSRTDCELQDKSKSNHINHVSHTSPLSKKYSSCSTIFIDDSTVSQPNLKSTIKRVTLAIYYHIKNRDSDRSLDIFDEKMHPLSREQVPGDYSRTDPEHKLIYRFVRTLFSAAQLTAECAIVTLVYLERLLTYAEMDICPCNWKRIVLGAILLASKVWDDQAVWNIDYCQILKDITVEDMNEMERQFLELLQFHISVPASVYAKYYFDLRSLADDNSPRFPLETLGNERAQKLEAISRLCEDKYKDWSRAAVKRSFSADNLVGIRCANAVLS; encoded by the exons ATGGGGAATACGATAGCATGCTGCGTGTCCCCGGAGAGAAGCCCAAAGTTACCAAGGCAACTGGCGGACCGCCAGGAAGACTACCAAATAAGCACGAACGTGAGGGACTACACCGGCCCGTACCTGCAGCACATTAGCGACAGAGAGGAACCTAACG AACTGGCCCAGGAGTCCCACCCATCAAACCATGCCCGACTCAGCACCATCTTCCTCAGCAAGTCCAGGACAGACTGTGAGT TGCAAGACAAGAGTAAAAGCAATCACATAAACCATGTTAGTCAT acctctcctctctctaagaAGTACAGTTCCTGTTCCACCATCTTTATCGATGACAGCACGGTCAGCCAGCCCAACCTGAAAAGCACAATAAAACG TGTTACACTAGCGATATACTACCACATTAAAAACAG ggACTCTGACAGGTCACTGGACATTTTCGATGAGAAGATGCACCCCTTATCG AGAGAGCAGGTTCCTGGTGACTACTCTCGTACGGACCCCGAGCACAAACTCATCTACCGCTTTGTCAGAACTCTGTTCAGCGCTGCACAGCTCACTGCAGAGTGTGCCATTGTCACCTTG GTGTACCTGGAGCGTCTGCTGACCTACGCTGAGATGGACATCTGCCCATGTAACTGGAAGCGCATTGTACTGGGAGCCATCCTGCTGGCCTCCAAGGTGTGGGATGACCAGGCTGTCTGGAACATAGATTACTGCCAGATCCTCAAAGACATCACCGTGGAGGATAT GAACGAGATGGAACGCCAATTCCTGGAGCTGCTGCAGTTCCACATCAGTGTCCCGGCTTCTGTTTATGCCAAGTACTACTTCGACCTGCGCTCTCTGGCTGACGACAACAGCCCCCGCTTCCCCCTGGAGACACTCGGCAACGAGAGGGCACAAAAACTGGAG gccatcTCCAGACTGTGTGAGGACAAGTATAAGGATTGGAGCAGAGCAGCCGTGAAGAGGTCCTTTAGTGCTGACAACCTGGTGGGCATCCGCTGCGCCAATGCTGTACTCTCATAG